In Fodinicola acaciae, the following proteins share a genomic window:
- a CDS encoding HNH endonuclease signature motif containing protein: MHAARPAHAVDHIVSWVDGGTTCLENCVLLCDRHHREIHHTDWTIRMNNGHPEFTPPIDVDYEQKPLRNAYHLYG; encoded by the coding sequence ATGCACGCGGCCCGTCCGGCACACGCGGTCGACCACATCGTGTCGTGGGTGGACGGTGGCACCACCTGTCTGGAAAATTGCGTGTTGCTCTGCGACCGGCACCATCGCGAAATTCACCACACCGACTGGACCATACGGATGAACAACGGCCACCCTGAATTCACCCCACCAATCGACGTGGACTACGAGCAAAAGCCGCTCCGAAATGCCTATCACCTGTACGGCTGA
- a CDS encoding dihydrofolate reductase family protein codes for MSLLRVHNFAISLDGFGTGAGQSADAHFGHAGERLHQWMFATRWWQAGGSGGVDDAFVQQHDPGIGAEIMGAGKFGHPGWHEDPDWKGAWGPNPPFHTPVFVLTHHTRPSIEMEGGTTYHFLDASPAEALEAARKAADGKDVRLGGGATVIREFLAAGLVDHLHVAIVPILLGRGVRLWDGLEGLENDYQVEATSAPSGITHVTFTRTS; via the coding sequence ATGTCACTCCTGCGCGTCCACAACTTCGCCATCTCACTCGACGGCTTCGGCACCGGCGCCGGCCAGAGCGCCGACGCACATTTCGGTCACGCCGGTGAGCGCCTGCACCAATGGATGTTCGCGACCCGCTGGTGGCAGGCCGGCGGCAGCGGTGGTGTCGACGACGCCTTCGTCCAGCAGCACGATCCGGGCATCGGCGCGGAAATCATGGGCGCCGGCAAGTTTGGTCACCCCGGCTGGCACGAGGACCCCGACTGGAAAGGCGCCTGGGGCCCCAATCCACCGTTCCACACGCCGGTTTTCGTCCTGACGCACCACACGCGGCCGTCGATCGAAATGGAAGGCGGCACGACGTACCATTTCCTGGACGCCTCACCGGCCGAGGCATTGGAGGCCGCGCGGAAAGCCGCCGACGGCAAGGACGTGCGCCTCGGCGGCGGCGCCACCGTCATCCGCGAGTTCCTCGCCGCCGGCCTGGTCGACCACCTGCACGTCGCCATCGTCCCCATCCTGCTCGGCCGTGGCGTACGTCTGTGGGATGGCTTGGAGGGCCTGGAAAACGACTACCAGGTCGAGGCGACGTCCGCGCCGAGCGGCATCACCCACGTCACCTTCACCCGTACGTCCTAG